The genomic segment CGAGCTCGAGCGGCTTGCCGCGTTCGAGATCGCCGGCCATGGAGGAGGTCATCTCCGCGGGCAGGCCGTCGAACCAGGCGAGCACGGCGTCCGCTTCCTCCCGGCCCATGGCGGCACCTTCCGCGCGGGCCACCGCGATTGCCTCCGCCACGGCTTCGCCCAGCAGCGCGCGCGTGCGGGCGTTCTCCCGGATCGGCCCGACCGGATGGCGCGTCAGCGCGGTGACGCCGGCGAGCGGGGCGAGGCGGATGAATTTCTGCCAGAGCGCGAGGGTAATGTCGCCGCTGAGCTCATGGTCGATGCCGGCCTCGCGGCAGGCCGCGGCGAAGGCCTCGCAGCGCGCGCTGGCCCGGCCGTCCGTCTCGCCGAAGACGAGCTTCGCCATCTGGCCGGTATGGCGGATCACGCCCGGCGCGGCGATGGTCGCCGCGATATAGGCGACACCGGGCACCACGTGCTCCGCGCCGATCGCGGCGCCGATGCGGGCGGCGCTCTCCACGCCGTTCTGGAAGGTGAAGAGGCTCGTCTCCGGCTTGAGGAGCGGGCGGCAACGCTCCGCCGCGCTCTCGGTATCGCCGAGCTTGACCGCGAACACAATGGCGTCGACCGGCCCGATCTCGGCGGGATCGTTGCTCGCCGTAACAGGGGCGAGCGCGAGGTCGCCGAGCGGGCTTGCGACCGTCAGGCCGGATGTCTTCAGCGCGTCGAGATGGGCGCCGCGCGCGATGAAGGAGACGTCGTGGCCCGCCGCCTTGAGGCGCGCGCCGAAATAGCCGCCGACGCCGCCGGTGCCCATGACCGCGATGCGCTTCAGGGTTGGATCGGGTGCCATTTTTCCTCCTGATAGTCGAAATAGCGGGTCACGGCGCGCCCGTCATAGTCGATCTTGATGTGCTGGGCCTGAACGGGAATGCCGACGACATCCGGGTAGAAGGCGCCGACGCAGCGACCGCCGGGGCGGCGGACGCTTGGATAATGCACCCCGTCGGCGCCGTCGTCACGGATTGTCTGCGCGAAGGCCCGGGAGGCCTCGTAGGAAGCCGGGTCGAGGATGCGCCGGCGCATTTCCGGCTCGAGCGCGCCGACATCGACGAAGCGGTGATCGATCTTGCCGACGAGGCAGCGCATGTCCTCCCGGCGCGGGCCGTCGCCGCTGTCGCGCGCCCGTTCTGCGAAGTGGTGGGCGACCTCGGCGAGCGCGGTCGCGAAGCTCTCGCCCGCATAGTAGACACCGCGGGAGCCGTCGGAGAAGCGCGAGCCGGACGGGTTGACGTGGGTGAAGGAGGCCATGACGTAACTCGCCCCCGGCCCCGAGATGCGCCGGTCCGGCGACACGAGGCTGATATCGCCGACCTCGTCGCGCACGCGCGGATTGGTCGCCATCTCCAGCGCGGTCAGGGCCTCCCGGACGGCGGGGTCGCGGCTCACCCGCTCGAACAGGTCGATGGGCGGGTAGCGCGACGCGATGATCCGGTACGCCCGCTTCCAGTCGACATGTGTGTGCGGCCACATGGGCCGGCTCACGACCACGGCGCGCGCAGCGCGTCGACATACTGGCGCACCGCCGCGAGGTCGACGATCTCGCCCGCCGCCATGCGCTCAAGCGGCGTCTGGCCGCCAAGGGCGCGGTTGGGCCTGCGCACCCACTCGTCGGCCTGGGCGGCGTCGCCATAGACGATCTGCAGCCCCTTGAAGATGCCGGCCACATAGCCGACGCGGCTCAGCGTGTCGCGCGATATGGCGGCGACCTCGCCGGCCCGCCAGCGCTGGAAGGTGCGCTCCGCCGGCTCGCCCAGAATGCGCCGGGCCTCCTCGCGCGAGGCACCCCACAGCGCCATGATCGCGAAGAACCCCTCCATGGCCTTCCCGGCATCGACGCCTTTCGGGTCGATCCGCCCGTCGGGCCTGTTGTCTGCGGCAATCATCATCATGCGGCCTTGTCACCGTTCCGTCCGGTCCATGCTGCATGACTATAATGCCATTTGGCGCAAAATCAATAATAAATGCCGTTTGGCGGAGGCGTTTGCGTGAAGGCGGGCCATTGCAGATGGCGCGCTCACCCCCTCACCCGGCGCACTTTGCGCGCGCTCCTCTCCCGCGAGGGGAGAGGGGAAATGGGGCAGTCTCGCCAGGCGGCGGGAGGGGGAAGGGAACGGTGGCAGGTTACACCGAAGACGGGCGTGCTGCGTCCGAGCGGAGCCACTCAGGCCAGTTGTCTCCAGCGTCCGGGCTCCCGCCTTCGCGGGAGCGAGCGCAGGGAAGGGCAGGCCGTTTGATACCGTCGTGGCGCTCATGCCCGCGAATGCGGGCATCCAGAGGCCGCAGCCGCCTTCGCCTCAGTCGGAATCCATCTTGAGCGCGGCGATGAAGGCCTCCTGGGGGATCTCCACCTTGCCGAACTGGCGCATGCGCTTCTTGCCGGCCTTCTGCTTTTCCAGAAGCTTGCGTTTGCGGGTGATGTCGCCGCCATAGCACTTGGCGGTGACGTCCTTGCGGAGCGCGGCGATGGTCTCGCGCGCGACGATCTTGCCGCCGATGGCGGCCTGCACCGGAATCTTGAAGAGATGCCGGGGGATGAGGTCCTTCAGCCGCTCGCACATCTGCCGGCCGCGCTGCTCGGCCCGGTCGCGGTGCACGATCATGGCGAGCGCGTCGACCGGCTCGGCGTTCACCAGCACCGACATCTTCACCAGATTGCCCGTCTCGTAGCCGGTGATGTGATAGTCGAAGCTCGCATAGCCGCGGCTCACCGACTTCAGCCGGTCGTAGAAGTCGAACACCACCTCGTTGAGCGGCAGCTCGTAGACCAGCATGGCCCGGCTGCCGGCATAGGTGAGCTCCTTCTGGCGCCCGCGCCGGTCCTCGCACAGCTTCAGGACCGCGCCCAGATGCTCGTCCGGCACGAGGATCGTCGCCTCGATCCACGGCTCTTCGATGTGGTCGATGCGCACGATATCGGGCATGTCGGCCGGGTTGTGCAGCTCCAGCACAGCCCCGTCGGTCATGTGAACCTTGTAGATCACCGACGGCGCGGTGGTGATGACGTCGATATCGAACTCGCGCTCGATGCGAAGCTGGATGATCTCCAGATGGAGCAATCCCAGGAACCCGCAGCGGAAGCCGAAGCCGAGCGCGGCGGAGGTCTCCATCTCGTAGGAGAAGCTCGCATCGTTGAGGGCCAGCCGGTCCATGGCGTCCCTGAGCGCCTCGAAATCGGAGGAATCGACGGGGAAGAAGCCGCAGAAGACGACCGGCTGGGCCGGCTTGAAGCCCGGCAGCGGCTCCACCGTCTGGTTCTTCTCGTCCGTGATCGTGTCGCCGACGCGGGTGTGGGAGACCTGCTTGATGGCGGCGGTGAAGAAGCCGATCTCGCCGGGTCCCAGCCTGTCGACCGTCGTCCGGGAGGGCTTGAAGATGCCGACGCGCTCGACCTGATAGGCCCCGCCCGTCTTCATCATGCGGATGCGCTGGCCCTTCTTCAGCTCTCCGTCGAGGATGCGCACCAGAACGACGACGCCGAGATAGGAATCGTACCAGGAATCGACGAGCAGCGCCTTGAGCGGGGCCTTCGCGTCGCCGCCCTCGGGCGGGGGCAGGCGGTGCACGATGGCCTCCAGGACGTCGTCGATGCCGAGCCCCGTCTTGGCGGAGATCTCCACCGCGTCGGACGCGTCGAGGCCGATCACGTCCTCGATCTGCGCGCGCACGCGCTCCGGCTCGGCGGCCGGCAGGTCGATCTTGTTGAGGACCGGCACGATCTCCAGGTCGTTGTCGAGCGCCTGATAGACATTGGCGAGCGTCTGCGCCTCCACGCCCTGGCTCGCATCGACCACCAGGAGCGCGCCCTCGCAGGCCGCCAGAGACCGGTTGACCTCATAGGCGAAGTCCACATGCCCGGGCGTGTCGATCAGGTTGAGGACGTAGTGCTCGCCGTTCTGCGCGGTGTATTCGAGGCGCACCGTCTGCGCCTTGATGGTGATGCCGCGCTCGCGCTCCAGTTCCATGGAATCGAGCACCTGCTCGCGCATCTCGCGCTCGGTGAGGCCGCCGCAACGCTGGATCAGCCGGTCGGCGAGCGTCGACTTGCCGTGGTCGATATGGGCGACGATCGAGAAATTGCGGATATGTGCGAGGTCGGTCATGAGGCGGGTAGATAGCACTCCCCATGGCCGGGTCAAGCGGTTCCATCGCCGCTGTGCGGATGGCCGCCATCCGCCTGAGGTTCGGTGCGGGCCCCAGGCGGCTTTTCCCGTCCGATTGTCGCGGCACCGGCCCGCTCCCCACGCGGCTACCCACGGAAGTATCGTCTCATGGGCGGCCGGGTGGGGAGCGGGCCGGGGCCGCCTGATCCTAGAGACCGAGCGCCAGCGCGCGCATGTCGAGCGCGCGGCGCTCCATCTTGTCGGCATAGGCGGCGGTCTTCGCGCGATAGTCCATGAAGGACTCGTAGACGCGCCCGGCCAGATCGCTCTCCTCCGCGATCGAGGCCAGCACGGTCGCGGACTCCTTCGCCATGGCCTCCACGACCTCGTCGGGCCATGTGTGGACCGTCACGCCCTCCTTCTCCAGGAGCGGCCCGAAGGACTCCGCATTGTGGTAGGTGAAGTCTGCGGTCGCCTCCAGGCCGGACGCCATGGCCGCATGGGAGACGATGGCCTTCAGATCGTCCTCTAGGCTCTCATAGACTTCCGTATTGGCGGTAACCTCGAGCGCCGGGCCGAATTCGTGGAATGCCGGCAGATAGTAGTGGCCGGCCACCTTGTAGAGCCCGAAGGCGATGTCGTTCCAGGGGCCGACCCATTCCGCGGCATCGATCGTGCCGGCCTGCAGCGCGGTGTAGATGTCGCCCGGCGGCAGCAGCGTGACATTGACGCCGAGCCGCCGCATCACCTCGCCGCCGAGCCCGGCAATGCGCATCTTGAGGCCCGTCAGGTCGTCGAGGCCGGCGATCTCCTTGCGGAACCAGCCACCCGCCTGGACGCCGGAGGAGCCGGCATAGAAGGGGGTGACGCCGAAGGGCGCATAGGCTTCCTCCCACAGCGCCTGCGCGCCACCGAAATAGAGCCATCCGGCATGCTCGACCGCCGTCAGGCCGAACGGCACGCCGGTGAAGAAGTGCACGACCGGGTCCTTGCCCTGCCAGTAATAGGGCGTGGCATGGCCGAGATCGGCGGTGCCGCTGGAGACCGCGTCGAACACCTCGAATGGCGGCACCAGCTCGCCGGCGGCATAGAGGTCGACCTTGAGCCGGCCGCCGGACATGGCGGTGATCATGTCCGCGACCCGCTGGGCGTTCACGCCGACCCCCGGCGTGTTCTTGGGCCAGGAGGTCGCCATCTTCAGCGTGCGCGGCGTCTGGGCGCGCACCACATTGGGCGCGGCGAGGCCCGCGCCGGCGGCAATGCCGGCCGTGCCGAGCGCCAGCGCGGTGCGCCGGCTGAGACCCTTCCGGGGCGATGTGGGCTCGTTCCGTCTCGTCATTCTGGGACCCTTTTCCTCGTGGATAAATTGTTCTTGCGATGTCGCCGTCAGGACGCGGCCTTGCTGTCGCGCGGTCCCGCCCCGTCTGCCGGCTGTCCCCATGTCAGGGTCTTGTAATCGAACCCGAAGGCGAGGGTGGGCTTGACGACCTCGAAATAGGGTGACAGGTCGAAATCGCGCGGCGTGAAGAGCGAGTGGTGGCGGATGTGGAAGATCTCCTCGCGGCTGTAGCCGCTGGAGCCAGACCCCAGCCGGTCCACCGTCTCGACCGACGGCAGGATCGGATACTGGACCGATTGGAAGGCCTGGGCAATAAGGGTCGAGCAGATGGCCTGAGTGGGCTCGCCGGAGCCGAGCGCGAACATCCGCCGGCGCCAGCGCATGGGCACGGGCGGCATGGGCATGAGGTAGCGTACCAGATCGACGACGTTCTTCATGTCGTAGGCCGTGCCGATGCGCGCCACCATGAAGGAGACGACCGCGTCGCGATCCTCCGGCGTCAGGCCGACCGGCCGGCAGATCCGCACATTGCGATGCGCATAGCGTGACAGGGGAGAGGCCTTGCAGCCGCCGTCGAGCTCGACCTCGACAAGGGTCGGCGGCTCTGCCCCCTCGCCGCTTGCCGCCAGCGCGTCGCCGACATAGAGCGCGGCATGCGACCAGGTCGACTGGGTGAGATACTTGATCGCGATCGAGAGCCGCTGATTGCCGTCGACCAGCAGGACGTCGCCCGGCCGCAGGATGCGGCGGAGCGTTGCGTGGTCGTAGGCGGCAAAGGGCTCGTAGGTCCGCACATCCTTCTGCAGGATGTGCGCGATCCCGCGTCCGATCCATTCGAGGGTGCGTAGGTAAAGGGACATCGCCGCGTTCTCCGCCGGCCCCGACTCTTGCCCGCGCCGCCGCCGAGGGCAAGCCCGTTCCGGACAAGGCCGGCCGGGAGGATCCTACCGGTTCCGCGCGAGCCAGCGCGTGAGCCGGTCCATCGCCTCCACGAGTTGGCCGCGCTCGCGCAGGAAGCACAACCGGAGGAAGGCCTCGCCGCCCGGCCCGAAGGCCGCACCGGGCGCAAGCCCGACGCCCGCCTCGTCGATGATCCTGAGGGCGGTTTCGGTGGAATCGGTCATGCCGTCGAGCGTGAAGAACAGATAGAACGCGCCTTCCGGCACGGCGAAGCGCGCGCCGTCGACGGAGCTGAGCGCCGCATAGGCGATGTCGCGGCCCTCGCGCGCCTGGCGCACCTGCTCGGCGAGGAAGTCCTCGCCCTCGTCGAGCGCCACAACGCCGGCGCGCTGCATGAAGGCGGCGGTGCCGGAGGTGTT from the Kaustia mangrovi genome contains:
- a CDS encoding 2-dehydropantoate 2-reductase, with protein sequence MAPDPTLKRIAVMGTGGVGGYFGARLKAAGHDVSFIARGAHLDALKTSGLTVASPLGDLALAPVTASNDPAEIGPVDAIVFAVKLGDTESAAERCRPLLKPETSLFTFQNGVESAARIGAAIGAEHVVPGVAYIAATIAAPGVIRHTGQMAKLVFGETDGRASARCEAFAAACREAGIDHELSGDITLALWQKFIRLAPLAGVTALTRHPVGPIRENARTRALLGEAVAEAIAVARAEGAAMGREEADAVLAWFDGLPAEMTSSMAGDLERGKPLELDGLNGALVRLAERHGLDVPAHRFITQALELQKEGAA
- a CDS encoding RES family NAD+ phosphorylase, giving the protein MWPHTHVDWKRAYRIIASRYPPIDLFERVSRDPAVREALTALEMATNPRVRDEVGDISLVSPDRRISGPGASYVMASFTHVNPSGSRFSDGSRGVYYAGESFATALAEVAHHFAERARDSGDGPRREDMRCLVGKIDHRFVDVGALEPEMRRRILDPASYEASRAFAQTIRDDGADGVHYPSVRRPGGRCVGAFYPDVVGIPVQAQHIKIDYDGRAVTRYFDYQEEKWHPIQP
- a CDS encoding MbcA/ParS/Xre antitoxin family protein; amino-acid sequence: MMMIAADNRPDGRIDPKGVDAGKAMEGFFAIMALWGASREEARRILGEPAERTFQRWRAGEVAAISRDTLSRVGYVAGIFKGLQIVYGDAAQADEWVRRPNRALGGQTPLERMAAGEIVDLAAVRQYVDALRAPWS
- the lepA gene encoding translation elongation factor 4: MTDLAHIRNFSIVAHIDHGKSTLADRLIQRCGGLTEREMREQVLDSMELERERGITIKAQTVRLEYTAQNGEHYVLNLIDTPGHVDFAYEVNRSLAACEGALLVVDASQGVEAQTLANVYQALDNDLEIVPVLNKIDLPAAEPERVRAQIEDVIGLDASDAVEISAKTGLGIDDVLEAIVHRLPPPEGGDAKAPLKALLVDSWYDSYLGVVVLVRILDGELKKGQRIRMMKTGGAYQVERVGIFKPSRTTVDRLGPGEIGFFTAAIKQVSHTRVGDTITDEKNQTVEPLPGFKPAQPVVFCGFFPVDSSDFEALRDAMDRLALNDASFSYEMETSAALGFGFRCGFLGLLHLEIIQLRIEREFDIDVITTAPSVIYKVHMTDGAVLELHNPADMPDIVRIDHIEEPWIEATILVPDEHLGAVLKLCEDRRGRQKELTYAGSRAMLVYELPLNEVVFDFYDRLKSVSRGYASFDYHITGYETGNLVKMSVLVNAEPVDALAMIVHRDRAEQRGRQMCERLKDLIPRHLFKIPVQAAIGGKIVARETIAALRKDVTAKCYGGDITRKRKLLEKQKAGKKRMRQFGKVEIPQEAFIAALKMDSD
- a CDS encoding TRAP transporter substrate-binding protein gives rise to the protein MTRRNEPTSPRKGLSRRTALALGTAGIAAGAGLAAPNVVRAQTPRTLKMATSWPKNTPGVGVNAQRVADMITAMSGGRLKVDLYAAGELVPPFEVFDAVSSGTADLGHATPYYWQGKDPVVHFFTGVPFGLTAVEHAGWLYFGGAQALWEEAYAPFGVTPFYAGSSGVQAGGWFRKEIAGLDDLTGLKMRIAGLGGEVMRRLGVNVTLLPPGDIYTALQAGTIDAAEWVGPWNDIAFGLYKVAGHYYLPAFHEFGPALEVTANTEVYESLEDDLKAIVSHAAMASGLEATADFTYHNAESFGPLLEKEGVTVHTWPDEVVEAMAKESATVLASIAEESDLAGRVYESFMDYRAKTAAYADKMERRALDMRALALGL
- a CDS encoding YiiX/YebB-like N1pC/P60 family cysteine hydrolase — protein: MSLYLRTLEWIGRGIAHILQKDVRTYEPFAAYDHATLRRILRPGDVLLVDGNQRLSIAIKYLTQSTWSHAALYVGDALAASGEGAEPPTLVEVELDGGCKASPLSRYAHRNVRICRPVGLTPEDRDAVVSFMVARIGTAYDMKNVVDLVRYLMPMPPVPMRWRRRMFALGSGEPTQAICSTLIAQAFQSVQYPILPSVETVDRLGSGSSGYSREEIFHIRHHSLFTPRDFDLSPYFEVVKPTLAFGFDYKTLTWGQPADGAGPRDSKAAS